The DNA segment AGCGCATCAGAAAGTTACTAACCTCGTCAAAATCAGCTGCAGCTCCAAGAGGAGTTGACAGTGCTTCCTGAATCTGTTTCATGTTTTCAGTTTGTTCATTGATCTCGTCCATTGTTTTGTCAACATCATCCATATTCCTGCACATTTTCAGTATAACATTGAGAATTAACCAGTGCCTGTTCTTCATCAAGATAAGTGCTAATGTAGATTAGCATAAATTGCAAGCCAGCAAACTTCAATGATATGGTAATCATTCTGCAAAGGGATAAATACAACGAAGAAAAACCTAAAGGAAATTCTTGtctaacaataaaaatatatagaatacATACGTTGCTTTCTGCATTGCCTTCATTGCAGCTGCTCCAGTTCTCAATGCATCTACAGTTTCAGTTGTGGCTTTAGCACCTTCTAACATTATCATCTGTGGAAGAGATACATACAAACTAGTATCATCAgaaacagcaaaaaaaaaaaaaaaggctccAAGGCATTGTTAAAgcactaaaaataacaaaattccaAGCTCACTTGATCATGAATACGAAGCTGGAAGTTTCCAAGCTGCTCTATTTGCTGTTCATATAGTCTCTTCCTCTTCAAGGACTGTATAGCCGCTGCATAAGATAGCATCAATGAAGACATATTTCACTATAAATGTAACCAGCATGGTTCTAAACAGTCATAAATCAGATGATAAATGATACGTAACTAAACTActtcatcctttttttttttctacacAAGGTTGAGATCTTTGAATGTCGAAGTTCACACAAGGAGCACATTACACACCAGAAATTCAGAATTATATAATAGCATGTTAATGTTAATCTGGCATTAGATCATCACTCAATGTCCAAAGAACACTAATCACTCACAGTTAAAGGGAAAAATACCCCCAAAGATGAAACTTGCAATGCTTTGAGTTTGAGAgaatcatttttttctctttttagggCATCTTTGCTCTAATATGTTCTATCTTGGAATAAGCAAAAATTGCATCGGGATTATAATGAAAAAGAACCATATAAATACTAAAGAAATAAGAATAATTATCGTCTGATTACCAAATGtaccaaaaaataaaagaataattatcATGAGATCTCGTGTCAGTAAGTTAGCAGTCATCACATGGTACTGCTGCAAACGAGTTTAATACACTACTTAACTTATTTATGCACAACCAAGCAAAAAGGAGAACCACTATAGCTTATAAATTGAAAGTCCAACAGTCCCACCAAAAATTGATTTGTATTTTTCAGCATAGAAaatcatggaaaactatgaaaaataTTGAGCAGAAGAATTGCATCCATACCTCTCTTGTTTCTCCCTTTGGCAAATTCCTTGGCCTTTTCAACCTCAGCAGCAGCCTTTTTCACAAGTACTTTCTCCTTCTTCTCGAGCATTTCAAGGGTCTGTATGATGGAAATAAATATAGGGTACAAATTAAacaaaatctaaaatagaaacaatgtAATTAGGGCTCCATTATTTTTTGGATAagtaaaagattttatttatccaaaaagaaagaaaaatttgcTGCAAATCAAAACTGAAGGCAGTAACAATGCCTA comes from the Gossypium hirsutum isolate 1008001.06 chromosome A06, Gossypium_hirsutum_v2.1, whole genome shotgun sequence genome and includes:
- the LOC107962691 gene encoding vacuolar protein sorting-associated protein 32 homolog 2 encodes the protein MFNRLFGKPKQEANALTTLDKLNETLEMLEKKEKVLVKKAAAEVEKAKEFAKGRNKRAAIQSLKRKRLYEQQIEQLGNFQLRIHDQMIMLEGAKATTETVDALRTGAAAMKAMQKATNMDDVDKTMDEINEQTENMKQIQEALSTPLGAAADFDEDEFEAELEELEGAELEEQLLQPATTAPAAPVQVPAGRQPARPIPQKRTAEEDELAALQAEMAL